ccaggttcgcccctgtaagtaagtaagtaattagcAAATTTAAAGGAGGTTTAAaattaaaggtttaaaattttggactcCCTAAGTAAATTGCTAACTATTTTGGaaattgctaactagtaaattgtttaacaataggttgtttaaaattttgcgcaaTAGTCTTCATACAATGTAGGGGTGCGAATAAATAGAGCCGAAAGGGCAGTTTACAGCATGGCCATATAATTTGGGACGTTTAGTGGGATAAGAAAGGTTATTTTAATATAGTAACTTAGGAACTTTCGCACCATTTCGTACGGTTTGTAGCCCACACTTGAGCCGAATACGACACGATGGCTAATGAAACTGCTTTAACAATACGAAATTTGTTACCATGACTTATATGTTTGttctaaaaaacactttttcactTTGCTTCGACTATCTTTGCTTTCTATGATCTTTGCTTCTATCAAGGAACTTATAGCCTAAAAGATTACATTGCATTAAGTAGACTAGATGAATaagtattaattttgtaattagaattaatttaaattaacttttttttattagttaaagTACGCTCAAATTCGAGATTCTGGAGTTTATGAGTGCCAAGTTTCAACAACCCCTCCAGTAGGATACACAATGGTTTTATCTATTGTGGGTAAGtataaattgttaatattttaatagttaAAATGTGTTACTatagacattttgtttttaaattatttaaagaacctATAACAAGCATACACGGAAGCCCAGACTTGTATATAGACACGGGGTCCACAGTAAATTTAACATGCATTGTCAAGCATTTACCAGAACCACCACCAGCAGTCAGATGGACACATAACAATGAGGTTAGTtgcataacattttaaaatcaagattgttaagttttttttatcttggATTATCGCATGTGGCGgttaaagatattaaaataaatacgggAAGCTATTATGTTTAGGTAATATCTGTGCTCTAAAGGTAAAGGCTCTTAAGTCGATTAATGTGGTTTTGGCTATTTATCCTCTCTGTTAGACATTCtctttacaaacaattttcgtttttaCCCTTGttgataaatgttttaaaacaagaaagatGTGACCTTTTGTAAAATAGCTTAAGTTTAATTCGCAGGGTTTCGCTAAAGATAAAACAACTTAAGTAGAAAATGATTCGTCTTACATATGTATCAATTTATTGTAATTATCAGATAATAGGCATAAATGATTTTGGTAAAGTATCTtaggttgtttttatttcgattttgacaaaaataaaatcacttatGTCAACTTAAGATATTGTACCACAAAATTGTTCTCGAATCTACAAATAATAaagcatttataaataaaaaagtaataaaaacaaaaacacaataacgTTTTAACCGACCTAAGAACATCTTAGGGTTCttagtaaattaaaaactgttgttttgttaaatgcacttaagtcaaaaaaacataaataaatgcatTAAATACGCCacttatcattattattttaatatttatatgatTGTATATATAAAGGCAAAATTACTGAAAACCGTATCTGTATatccttaatatttttttaaaacaaagtttgcAAGTTAAAAATCCACTTTCTAAAAAACGATAAATATAGACTCAAGATCTTTTACGTTTTGAACACAGATCTAGGGTGTCTAAGTAGAAGCGCACATTTTaggatttctttgtttttgaattggATTGTTCGAATGATTTTCTTATCCCTGAGAGAATTGGAATTTccaaagttcaaaaaataaattaccttaAAAGGGTATATATAGGCCAAacgaaaaaatgaataaaatacttacattttatGGTTTAGcaatatttattcataaaatattttacattagtAATGACTCTGTCCGCAATTTTTAGATATAATATCTATAAGACGgtttaaaatagaaacattaaatattttgttattatcaCAGGAAATCACTAAAAGGTTTTCTTGTCTTCAAACTTCCTGCCGACTACATAAACTCTATGAAAAAGaccggattttttttttaaatgtcagaaaTTTTCAACTATTGCCATAAccgaaatttcgaaaaaattccaatgtttgttttcaatgatgaaaaccgaTGATAGCAATAACTGGCGCCTAAGTCTTGTAAAACTTTTCTTCACCCGAAAAGACAACGCGTGTCCATTCAATGCTCTCctgcaaaattcatttgatGCACCATGTGTACTTCCTCAAAACAGGTCAATGTTTTAGTTTTCTACTTTCAATAGCAACACATTTTTGCATTAccctttacttacttacttaggtcctcggACCTGTTAAGTCCATTGGGAACCTCTTAAgaggcatagggcctctactacgcctacgcgccatcgtgcacggtttccggagatgtgtttcagctccctccaacacttgcctagtgacgctgattccgcctcgattGTCCTGTGCCATGTGCTTCTCTGTCGTCCAGCTCTtattccttcttgtgtgagtggattccactagattgcttggcctgcaatgcagtcgttaccttttcgaagcgtatgtccaatccattgccacttacgtcttcgtattatagattatATAGGTTACTGAACTGTTCTTTTATGAAGaacctcatttgaaatacggtttggccagaaaatccttagattgttacgaagacatctattcacgaaggtttgcagatttcttgttatggctgaagtaatctTCCAAGTACTGGATCCAtgaagaagcacagattcgacatttgtgggAAACattcgtagctttgttcttaagctgatagagttattccttcaaatttttgacagcataccgaacgccgcctTTGCTTTGCCGaagcggcagatgacgtcttgttcggttccgccttcgatgaaaACGATACTTGCAACGTATTAAAAGCTATCCACtgtttccaccggttgcgagaaattttttttttgagagcatAGTCATTGTTGTTTTACGATGCAAGCatacatcgtccgcgtaattgctttaaataggatgtcaaagtccagtGGTTCCCTCCACTACCTGACAGAGCtaagcgcagtacatcgcttatcaccaacaaaaacaatattagcgacagaatacagccctgtctgacttcgcttcggatttcaaaatcatctgacagcttaccatcgtgcagaacatgacacttggatccatcatatgttgctttaataatagcaattagtttttctaggATACCTCTCCTccgtaaagctaaccagatatactctctgttaacgctatcaaaggtaTTTATTTTAGTCGCTGGTACAGTGGAATTTGAGACAAGCCGTAGAACTAACCGCTCTCCTAACTATTGCGCGTCCTGAAAGAACTAAATCCCTCAGAGCATCTATTTTTGCTCTTTTTGTAGCTGTCAAAGTCTTTCTGGAGCACATAtgtgtttcaaataaaatgtatgcagttgttttcaacactcttttggatattctatacaaaagtttataaaagatCGCTCTCGAAAACTTCTGCACAGTGATATATTTACAAAGACCTCATGCAAgttgttatgttttatttataatgcatacaatttaaattgaaagaaaatacatattattattcaatattCGAGAAAATTCTTTATGGAAAATATTCTAATTGAAAAAACGGCCAACCTCTTTCACAGACGACGATGAACTGAAAAACTAGCAATAATGAGTGTACGTCGTATGTGTAATTTATATAACAGATTTTCATAGatttatgtgtatgtataaaGTGTATAACAGAATGTCATAGCAACAATTGAATGAATACAGGATACGTACTTAGCATAATAGTTAGCAAGATAGTATTTTAGAAATACAGTGTATGAATACATTATACTCTCCGCCtggccgaaaaaaaaaacttaacttaattattaaaaaaaaaacttaatattggaATCTAATAGGGCGTTTGGTTTGTCTTCCTGAACGTCGTGGAGTGTGGACCTCTGGATGTGGAGGTACAGTTCTAGTTACAGCTTCTGCTGATGCTTGAGGACGTGAAGTTGGAGTTTCAGTTGCAGCCTGTGTTGATGATGGTGCTTGAGATACCGGATGATGGCACACTATCACATCATGATCTGAAAATGAAACTGTCCGACGATCTTGTACGATAGGTTGTTGAGTTGGAGTCTTCTGGATTGTTGGCTTCGGAGCTGGGACATTCACGAGTCTGAGTTGGTCAATAtgtcttttaaatatataaccACTGTCTAATTTAACAATGTAATGTAATGAGCCCAACTTTTGCGTGATGAATCCTAGTTCCCATGCTGGTTTATTGTTTCTGTAAACTCGAACAGTTACTCGGCCACCAGTTTTGAGACTACGTATCGTACCATTTTGTGGAACAGTTGATGGTAACTCTTTAGTAGGTCTTATCGCATCTAAACGAATACGTAGCTGACGATGCAGGTACAGCTCTGCTGGACTTTTCCCAGAAGACAACGGTGTGGCTCGGAATAATTGTAGTATTTGATTTAGATGATCCGAGTTATTCTCCATCTTttcaagctttatttttaatgtctGGACAAACCTTTCTGCAAGTCCATTGGTTGCAGGATGTCCTGGCGCAATGAATATCTGAGTGATGCCTCGGTCCTTGCAGTATTTATCGAATatctgatttttgaaaatcgttgcaTTGTCGGATACCAAGAAATTTGGATAACCGTGAAAGGAAAATATGTCCTCTAGAAGAGACATTGTTGTGGACGTGTCCGGTGCTTTCTTAATTGCTCTAACCTCGGGCCATTTAGACTTCGCGTCAATTAATATAAAGTAGAAATTACCATTTTTGGGTCCAGCGTAGTCAATTTGAACTCTTTGAAAATTTTCCTGTGGTTCTTCCCAATGATGTGTTGGTGCTTTTGCTGGAGATTTTTGGTTCAGGGCGCAGGCTTGACATGACCGTACTACTTGTTCAATATCTCGATCAATATTGTGCCAGTAACAGTATCTTCTCGCTAGCTGTTTCATGCGAACTATGCCTGGATGTGTTACATGAAGTTCGTCCAATAttgtcttttgaaaaatttttgggATGTATACTCGTGAATCTCGGAATAAAATGTTACCTTGCAGTGTATATTCCTGTAAATAGCTTGTTCCGGCgttgatttcttttattatttttgtcagaTCAGGGTCCTTAGATGTTTCTTGTGCTATCATTTGACTAGTGACGTTGGTTGAAGATATGTAGCTGAATGAATTGTTTTGGAGCTGAAAGATTTCATCATCGATTGTAGAATGTTCTTTGGAAGTTTTACTGACCGGATTTCTTGAGAAATAATCGGCATTGACATTTCGGTCGCCGTTTCGATGAATTATTTCATAGTTAAAATTAGACAAATAACTTGCGTACCTGAGCAATCTAGCGGCTGTCATGGGTGGCAAATTACTATGATGATGGAATATTCTTGCCAGAGGTTTGTTGTCCGTGATGAGCGTAAACTTTCTACcatataaataagtaaaaagtcGGTCAAGTGCAAATACAATAGCCAAGGCCTCGCGATCAATTTGGCTATAATTCATCTCAGACTTTGAAAGGGACCTTGATACGAAACAGATCGGTTTCTCGACTCCATCGATGATATGAGAAAGAACAGCGGCTACTCCCACAGGGCTGGCATCGCAAGCAACAGTGACTGGCAGTGAAGGGTCATATGGAACAAGCGTCTGTTCGCTTCCGATCAAATGTTTAAGCTTGATGAATGCTGCTTCACATTTCGCTGACCAGAAAAAACCGGAATCCTTACAGAGTAGCTCGCGAATCGGGGCTGTGATAGTTGAATGGTTGGGGATGAATTTACTATAGTAAGTCACTAGTCCAAGAAATTGTTTTACTTCCTTCTCATTAGTTGGTCTTCGTGCATCGAGAATAGCTTCAACTTTCTTTGGATCTTTAGCAATTGTCTTGAACGATATAAGGTAACCAAGGTACGATATCTTGGTtgcaaaaaatttacattttgatcTATTTATATGCAAGTCATTGTCTTGAAGTCTCTGGAAGCATTTCAATAGATTATCTTCGCATTCTCTTAGGGATTCGCCATGTACGATGATATCGTCGAAGTATGAAACAACTCCGGTTAGGCCGTTTAAAATTTGGTCCAAGATTCGATGAAATTCACTCGGAGCTGATTTGATGCCAAAGCTTAAGCGGTTCATTTTGAATGTGCCTTTGTGCGTCGAAATTGTTTGAACCGTCGCACTTACTTCATCTACTTCAATATGAAGGTATGCTTTGTATAGATCTAATTTACAGAAGTATCTTGAATTCCTGAGGTTGTTCACTATTTCGTCAATTCGGGGAATCGGGTAGTGCGCGTCTGTGAGCTGTTTGTTGACAGCAACTTTATAGTCAAAGCATAACCTAACGTTTCCATCTGGTTTTGGCACAGCTACTATGGGTGATCCCCAATCACTTTTGTCGATGGCTGTGATTATGTTGTCTTTCTCCAGCATGGAAAGCTCACGTTCGACTTTGTCACGAATAGCAAACGGTATGGTTCTTGCTTTGATGAAAACTGGCCTTGCATTACTTCTTAGCTGTAAAGAGCACTTGACACCTGGAATCTTGCCTACTGACTGCtcgaaaatttttggaaataatttcacAAATTGGTCAACTGATTTTACCTGGAAAACatcttgaatattatttttgattgactGATTGATGACTTTGTCTATTTCTTGAAGGCTTATATGCAGACGCCGAATCCACGTTCGACCAATCAATGATGAAAACCCCTCCGGTACAATGAACAGTTGTTCAACAGATTCGATGTTGTTGAATTTCACTGGAACGTCGATGACTCCTAGAGGTGACACAATACCGGCGTCGTACGTTCTGAACTTCAAAGAGCATGGCTGGAGTTTGATATTCAACTTCAGCTGTTCGAATTTATTAATGGGAATCAGGGTATATCCGGAACCCGAGTCAACTTCAAACTTCACGGCTTTGTTGGCTATAAATACTTCAACTTCATATTTCTGTGTTGTTAAATTTGTGGAAAACAAATCAACGACTTCCATATGGTTGAGATTTAGATCGCTCTGATCAAAATTTGATTGGAAATCAGCGTAATCTGTGATGTTTGATACAGTTCTGGATGTTGACTGGTGATTTTTATTCTTGACAAGTGTAGATATGCACACTTTTGACACGTGCCCTTGTTTGTGACAGGAACCACATCTCAGTTTGTCAGGCGCTACCCTACAATCTGTTGACATGTGATTGTTCCTACCACATCTGATACACAGATCATCAATTCCGATTTCTCTAAAATTAACTCTGTAATTGGCATTTCTTTTGCTGGAAGTGTTTCTTCTTCTGGAATGTGTTCGTGACCCGGCTTTCTTTGAGGATTCACGTctggattttgaaattaagttgatGTTCGTCTGTGCTGAATTGATTGAAGTATAAGATTGAGCAACCTCGTTGGCATTAATCTTAGCTGTCTCATAAGCTAAAGTTTTTGTTACCACTGCACTGAAATCCAAATCGGTCTCTAAAAGTTTCTCTCGAATGCTATTGTCTCTAAGTCCTCGAATAAAATGTCCTCTCAAAAACAAGTAAGTGACGGATAACCCACATGAGCAGTTCAATTGACAATCGATGGCTAGTTTTTGCAATGCAGCCACGTACTCAGATCAACTTTCGTTAGGTTGTTGAACTCTCATCAAGAGGCGATGCTGACCCACGAGAACATTAACAGAAGGTGCGAGCTTCACTTTGAGAACTTTGACAATGTCTGTATAGCTGGATTCTTCAATGGTTCTTGGTGCTAGAAAATGCTTACATTTGTCGTAGAGATTAGGTCCGATTGAATTCAAGAATGTCCTCTTCTGAATAACTGGGTCGGTTAAATTCTTCAAAGCACAAAAGTTCTCGAATCTCTCTATATATTGTAGAAAATTTTCATTATCTGGATTGAAAACCTCAAAATTCGAAGCGATAATCGTCGTTGAAATTGAACTGGAATCATGTGCAGCAGCACCAACGTTGTTTTGTAAGCTCATCATATCTCTCATAGCCTGGAGAAACTGGCTAAATTGTGCAGCGTCCATAATTCGGCTTTTATCTCGTCGccaaaatgttatgttttatttataatgcatacaatttaaattgaaagaaaatacttattattattcaatattCGAGAAAATTCTTTATGGAAAATATTCTAATTGAAAAAACGGCCAACCTCTTTCACAGACGACGATGAACTGAAAAACTAGCAATAATGAGTGTACGTCGTATGTGTAATTTATATAACAGATTTTCATAGATTTATGTGTATGTACAgctgtcaacaaaataatagcagcgctatttttttctcatttctttttgttatatcttctttgttattgcttttttctCTCTAACTTTAGCTTTTTCTGAAACTCTTATTCTATGCTTTCATTATCACCATCAATCATATCAATATgcattatatcaataaaataacggccctttgtttaaaaaaattgcaaatgtaggacacacaaaataatagcagcgtTAATgcataaaatagttaaaatcaataaaataaagtataattcaactaaaaaagttaacaaacagTGAGTATTTTCTGCAAATATCATTTTCTGTTATTTTGcgagtttttttgttaaatttattagacAGTGGGAGGAGAAAAACATTGCAGTCAAGAGCTACGCCAAATCATACGCCAAATGAGGAGCGCCGGACAATAGTACAGGCAAATCGAAAAAATTTGAACGTTTCTGCAAAGCTGATCCATAATGCCATCAATTttgtggaaaaagtggaaaccAGAGGTCGGAAACGCAAATTAGAGGACGGGGACCATAGGCAAATAGTCAAAATGTCAAAGAAAGACCCCTTTAAATCAGCTGTGGAGATAAACTAAGAGCTCGAACTCAATGTGAGCGATGAGACAGTGCGTCGCACTCTTCGCACAGCTAATTTGAAGGCATGCCACCCAAGAAGAAAGCCACTTCTCTCCAAACGTCCTCTGGTTCAACGCCTTGCTTTTGCAAAAAGTATGGTGGTTGGACACGAGAGAAGTGGCGGAACGTCTTGTTTTCAGACGAAAGCAAAATCGTTCTTTTTGGTGGCACTGGGTCTAGAAATTTTGTTTGGCGTCCACCGAACACAGAGTTCCAGCCAAAATACACCATGAAAACAGTCAAGCATGGAGGCAGCAAAATTATGGTTTGGAATTGTTTTTCGTACAATGGTGTTGGgcccataaaaaaaattgatggcatTATGGATCAACATGCGTATGTCCaaattttggagaaagtgaTGCTGCTTTACGCTGAAGAAGACATGCTTCTCAGATGGGtcttccagcaagacaatgacctAAAGCACACAAAGCCGTAGTGCGAAAGAGTGGTTCCCGCGTAAGGATATACAGCTCTTAGATTGGCCAGCGCAATCTCCAGACCTGAATCCCATTGAGCATTTGTGGGGGATGTTAAACGTGGAGTTGGCAAGCACAACCCCAAAAATCAGGCAGAATTGTGGACTGTACAAAGTGTGTGGAGGGGAATACCCATAGACCGGTGCATTAAACTGGTGACTTCAATACCATGAAGATGTGGTGATGTTATGAAAGTGAAGGgttattgtacaaaatattaatatgttaaataaattatattaattataaaatttgatgaaattattgaataaatgttaattttttgaatatttataaaactgctgctattattttgtgtgtccaaaatttgcaattttttaaacaaagggccgttattttattgatataatgcATATTGATATGATTGATGGTGATAATGAAAGCATAGAATAAGAGTTTCAGAAAAAGCTAAAGTTAGAGAGAAAAAAGCAATAAGAAAGAAGATATGATAAAACGAAATGAGAAAAAAGTagcgctgctattattttgttgacagcTGTATAAAGTGTATAACAGAATGTCATAGCAACAATTGAATGAATACAGGATACGTACTTAGCATAATAGTTAGCAAGATAGTATTTTAGAAATACAGTGTATGAATACATTATACAAGTGAAGCACTTTTTTAAACGCTTCTTTAGTAATTCATTATTTGATATTGGGAAATTCCAAACCTCGTTTCTAATTTGctctttaattttatgaatttcacaatgggccatttaaatggcctaagtgtgtcctactccatcacggacagccactttatcctttttaacctttttaatGGTTAGATACGTACCTATTCCCAGGTAGTAAAAGTTTCCGGCTACAACACTTCCACCAGCtataaaaagctaaaatcgTTAACATAATTTGTGGCCTCATCTTAGTGTTTGGCCGTGTATATGTGAAAGTGATCACTGATCACAAATTTCGAAGACCGCATCATTCCATACAGGGATCGCGATGATCAtttaattgttaataataatttgtttccttaaaTTTTCGATGGTTCTTTAATGCGTTGTTTTTAGAATGTGCGCTTTTTCTAGGATAACCTTTTAGTCGTCTCTGCCAAAATACTAATTTAAACACTTTTGGTAAAACAAAGCGCCATATTACCaacaattttggatttttttatattcgtaCATTATAAAGTAAGTTCATTGAGttaactcaaatatttttacagGAAATAAACTACGATTCGCCCAGAGGTGGTGTATCTGTGATAACAGAGAAGGGCGATATAACAACTTCGTATCTTTTGATTCAGAAGGCCCGGATATCAGATTCGGGTATATACACCTGCTCTCCATCATCAGCCAACCCTAAATCTGTGAATGTTCACGTTCTATATGGTATGTTTCAAGCTACGCGCATCTATATaacataaatatacaatttttcattattttctcagtattttgcataattttttacattgaaaagtttttgaaatattatgtattcaaatgtatttgtttttcagGCGAACAACCTGCAGCAATACAAAGGGGAACAaggatattattaaaaaacagaatattaatatttatatcatTATTTCTGGgtacaaaatttaagtaattacctattaaagaattattaaattaaaaatacaattttgtttaaatttatgagGATATATTATTATGTAAGTAAATTTCAatagtatataaataaaaataatggagTGAAGGTAGGTGCCTAAGTAAAGTAACAAGTTAATCTTAATACGTATATATATGTacttatgtttataaaatttaaattcatctaagaaatacaaaataaaacacaaaaattaagataaTCTTTTTGACTTGAAGGTCGCTTTTATTCTGGAACagataaatgatattttatttcttcatctttatttgaattttccacATCCCAACGTTTCTGTAAGCCTATTTAATGCCATAGaggaaaggaaaataaaattttcactcCAGCTCCAACTATACGAATGGTCGGTCATTTGGCTATTTTATTGGTTATGTATTGGAACAAAGTAATTGTCCAGGCCAGGAGTTTTGGTGTTTGATGATCTATCAGTTATTATAATTAATAGTTATCAAGGGCGTTATATCTGTTGATGGGAAACCCACAAGGAGCATAATGATAGTTTATTCCATAGActcaccatataaagaccggaaaccaatctgtcattctggtttgcctacaagctgaaacgGCAATTTTCACGCACCCTTAATTCGAATATCAATTCACCACtgctaaagtcaattcaccacatAGTGATATGTAATTCTTAAGGGGAGgcaccaaagaaggggttggtggaggtgtgtactctgaacgactgaaattaagtctctcattccgccttcccaatcattgtatcgtgttccaggcggaattttttgcgattaaagaagtcttgtcttggctcaaagaaaacgtgatatcaacatctgatatccgtattttctctgacagccaggccgctatcaaatctctggactctgtctctacaaactccataacagtccataactgtcgatcatctctaatgaagatggcacaacagtttaatattcatctttgctgggtgccgggccatagagacattccaggtaactgtaaggcagatgaactcgccaggaacagtacagtacagcccatcctaccacgtttggcaagcaTACCattcgctacttgtaaactgctgctaatgcaagacgctgtgaggagggcaggcaccaggtggaacaacatcaccacgtgtcaatccacaaaaaatatctggccaacactggatttaaaacgttcaaggtgcttgctctccctaagcagatcgcatataacctcgataataggtgtcataaccggacactgtctaataggaaagcacgccacgagactaggcgtattctcaaatgacttttgcagaagctctatggacaaggaagaggaagaaacggttcttcatcttctctgcacatgccctgctctagctcgaaaacccaaaaatatcctaggagaattcttctttaacgatctgaaggatctaaatcatatcggtataatcagcctctcacgtttcgtaagggactcacgctggttccattgagcttagaaggaagcctcaagatttatgtggtatcacaatgggccattaaactggcctaagtgtgtccgtttccatcttggacagccactataacctaacctaacctaacccagtagctacggcgacattagctccttcattttttgggaagagtacgataactcaggcgaaaaagtttaatgacggatttgttaacagttaaaaacaagcattttttacacGTCAGCAGGGGGTCTATTTCTCCCCGTTTAGGCgttaggggcaatttaaaaaaatatgtacgttatatggaacaaaataatggtaatacttacaactaagttttatacattttttatatatggTCTGTCTATGGTTTATTCTCAAGCAATCGAGATCCAAGCACCTACAGTGGTCGGCAAAACTATtttgacatatgtatgtaaatctCTCGCTCTTGTCATagaaaatgtacatatgtgataataatttataacggTTAAAGTTTGAAGAGAGCAAATCGATAACAAGTTAATAATTATGTTATATTAGATCACGCGATGGTCAAACTCAGTTATTTGGATGGTGTTCTGCTGCAATAAGGCtgctctttttgtatttaaattgctATTTTCTGAGTGACAAAACTATTTTGACGGATGTTCTTCTGTATGCTTGGtaagttgaaataattttgtttacaaatttaaagcatAGTATATCAAAAAGTTGAACTCATTAAGAAGGCTCCGATTTATGCAAAATAGGTTAAAACGGCAGAACTAAGTATAGAAATTAGAGCATCTAATGTCGCaagatttagatttaaaaaagaacgaaTTCCGAAGTTCAGTTAGTGAAAGAAAAATTCGCAGACGTCTCAAAGAATATACTTTTGGGACGTATATTATCGTAAGGAAGATACCATTTATAACTCCTAAGAACAAATTAAACAGATTGAAATGGCAAGGGAATATGTAAATAAGCCTCTTAGCTTCTG
This window of the Eupeodes corollae chromosome 3, idEupCoro1.1, whole genome shotgun sequence genome carries:
- the LOC129950111 gene encoding zwei Ig domain protein zig-8; translation: MMNLSLTFIFLLLSTEVLDVNSSESRKNEYSDVFIDHTTDFNRPFDTEEELTILQDSLSQRTKLLERGSYFDTSASKNVTALVGKTASLNCRIKNLGNKTVSWIRHRDLHLLTVVENTYTSDQRFTSTHNKQTGDWSLQLKYAQIRDSGVYECQVSTTPPVGYTMVLSIVEPITSIHGSPDLYIDTGSTVNLTCIVKHLPEPPPAVRWTHNNEEINYDSPRGGVSVITEKGDITTSYLLIQKARISDSGIYTCSPSSANPKSVNVHVLYGEQPAAIQRGTRILLKNRILIFISLFLGTKFK